AAGGGACCGACGAAAGACAGCACTTCTATGCCGTATGTACAAGGTATAAACCCTTTTAGATGATGCtgttttatttaattactaGTAATTGTAACTATAATGTAATGTCATTGTTTGAGACCTTATGTCTGTATCTGCAATGTACTCTTCTATGAAAAGATTGCTTTCGGCAATTACAACCTTTTTCCTCTTACATTAACAAGTAGTGACAAGTAACCAGAAAGGGATTAAAGCATATGTAAATTAATTCCACATTGAAGGAAACACACTTCAATCAtcaacataattaatttttctcaGTTAGTATAAGCTCATGACTTTTAGTGACATATCAATCTCATGTCAACTTCAATGACCGAATAAATCGGTCGATAACATACAGAAAGAAAGAGGAGAAAAAATGACCAACAATGTCTAGTACAGCTGGATCTTTAAGCATCTAGTTTAAGATTCAATTCCGACCTATTGGCTTAAGCGGTGCGTATGGAGAAGAATTTGTTGGGAAAAGATTATCACTGATCTCACCGTCTTAGGAAAATTAGTCTTATGACCGCCGGATGTGGTATACCGAAACAAACCCCAAAAAATGTGATGAAATAACGACGAAATACAAAGATAAAAGTAAGAGGGGGTACCTTTGGCCTTAACGTTTCTTATATAGTTAGTTAGCTCATGCAAATGGACAATGCTAGATTTTAGGTTGGGAGACCTCAGCTTCTGAAATCAGATtcccttatttaatttataacttGTGTCAAAAGCTCATGAGAAAAGCTTGAAACTTAGAGGAGCAAAATCATGAAAGTGGTAGAAGAAAAAGGCTCTGCAACTGAGCAAGAAGATTACACTCAAGATGGCACCGTGGATCTCAAAGGTAGACCCGTTTTGAGGTCAAAAACTGGAAGATGGAAAGCTTGTTCCTTCATAGTGGGTATGTGAAGTCCTTGTACGATTAATTATGAGAAGAAGTTTATGTGGACAACTTCTATGTTTCATGATTCCGATGAAAGAAAATCTGACCAAAATATAATACGAGTAACTTCTGAGTTTCAgaattggttttttaaaaagagAAGTTGATCTAAACATTCTAGGAGCCTTTTGTGGCCTTTAAGGCATTCTGAAGCCAATTTAGTTTCAGCTTATTCTTTTTTATGCCTAAGATGAATTATGATAACTTAATGATTGAATGTGTGGGATATGCATGTGTGTAATTTTGTAGGGTATGAAGTGTTTGAAAGGATGGCTTACTATGGGATAGCATCAAACTTGGTGGTGTATCTAACAAAGAAGCTCCATCAGGGTACGGTCAAATCTGCAAACAACGTTAGCAACTGGTCTGGTGCAGTGTGGATGCTCCCTGTTGCAGGAGCTTTCATAGGAGATGCCTACCTTGGCAGATATTGGACCTTTGTAATTGCATCATTCATTTATCTTTCGGTATGGCATcatttattttcagtttttcaccTTTTGAATGTGTTTGTTTCTACGACTAAAAGCCTCATAATCATTTCTAACTAGAAGCTATAAAAGTGGAATTTGGATTGTGGGATAGTCTCCAAATACAAGCGGTCAACGAATTTGAGTCGTACGATCAAAGATCGGACGACTTAAATTGTAAGATATCTCTATCGTCTGATTTTGGTGAAAAATATGGCCGATCAATCTTAAATTTATGATCTAAATTATGTGAATGCGTGAATGTATGAGATTGTTGACTATAGGGACCCAATTCAAGTGACATCTTGCATCTTACATGTTAGGAAATCTTTCAAAATTGCTTCTACAGCAATCTTTGGAGAAATTTCTGTATTTAAGTAGCTTCTGAGTTTCATAATTGGTTATGATTAAAGGCAAGTTGACCCAAACATGATATACATTGAATGGACTTGATAGCCACATTGAAAAGAACATTGTGAATTTCTATAAAGTATTGTTTAATAAGTGTTGATATTACATATCATTTGTGTCAAACATCTTTTAGACATACTAATTAGCAATGGTTTTTTGCTGCCACAAGAGTTTGTGACGGTTAATAACCTCGCTAATCAGTATGTCTGAAGGATGTTGCACAATTTCATATGTCCATCAATCTTTATCGTTGTTTAATAGATTCAGGGTTTACTAAATAAAGATTTTATATACAGGGAATGTGTCTGTTGACTCTAGCAGTCTCACTACAAGCACTGAGGCCACCACCATGTGCTCAAGGTGTTCTAGATAAGAATTGCCCCAAGGCATCACCATTGCAAGAGGGTATTTTCTTTCTTGCCTTGTACATCATTGCAGTAGGCACAGGGGGAACCAAGGCCAACATTTCCACCATGGGAGCAGACCAATTTGATGACTTTGAACCCAAAGAAAGACACCACAAGCTTTCCTTCTTCAATTGGTGGTTTTTTAGTATTTTCCTTGGTACCCTTTTCTCCAACACTTTCTTGATTTACATACAAGACAATGTGGGCTGGGCTGTTGGGTATGGCCTACCAACGGCTGGGCTTGCTATTTCAGTGTTCATGTTTCTGGTAGGAACTCCATATTATAGGCACAAATTGCCCTCAGGCAGCCCTTTAACAAGGATGGCTCAGGTCTTTGTGGCTGCAGGGAGAAAGTGGAATGCACAAGTCCCTGATAATACAAAAGAGCTGCATGAGCTGAGCATGGAAGAGTATGCAAGTAGTGGGAGAAACAGAATTGACCACACCTCTTCATTGAGGTAATTAAGTTTAATCTCTTTTTAACCCTTCAAATTTCACTGATTGCTTTCCTAGATGTGAGTGTGGTGTGTGGCCCAAAAACCGGAAGGTTATTGTATCTATAACACACAAGGTTATAAACCATTGTAGTCCCCTTTGTCATGAATCACAATTTGCATCTAACCTCTTTTTGTAGAATAAAgtcgttttttttttcgaaaggagaaaatatatataataataatgaggAAACTGAAAAGATATACACCAAAACAACCTCAACACGGTATCAAAAACCCACACGACCAAGGCTGCCCaccaaaaagaacaaaaaaaaaaaaaccaacccaAAACAGCGGCAAAGTCGTTTTTGAAACAGTTTTattgagcttatcttatagtAAAATGTTTAGGTAAATGTTTGAGTGAGAACATATGAAAATTGCTTATGATTTATCTATGAGTTATTTTGAgtctattttcataaattatacatattaacttatgaataataGTTTATACTACATAGATTTTaaacttatttcaataattttttttttcaaatgagcttataaataagtatttaactatttatatTATCAACACTTTTGAGTTatgataataattaataaatattcaaGTTGTCTAACCAAACGCACCACATAATCCCAAAACCTTAACTACTTGGTGCAGA
This is a stretch of genomic DNA from Lotus japonicus ecotype B-129 chromosome 1, LjGifu_v1.2. It encodes these proteins:
- the LOC130732643 gene encoding protein NRT1/ PTR FAMILY 5.2-like, with the translated sequence MKVVEEKGSATEQEDYTQDGTVDLKGRPVLRSKTGRWKACSFIVGYEVFERMAYYGIASNLVVYLTKKLHQGTVKSANNVSNWSGAVWMLPVAGAFIGDAYLGRYWTFVIASFIYLSGMCLLTLAVSLQALRPPPCAQGVLDKNCPKASPLQEGIFFLALYIIAVGTGGTKANISTMGADQFDDFEPKERHHKLSFFNWWFFSIFLGTLFSNTFLIYIQDNVGWAVGYGLPTAGLAISVFMFLVGTPYYRHKLPSGSPLTRMAQVFVAAGRKWNAQVPDNTKELHELSMEEYASSGRNRIDHTSSLSFLDKAAIKTGKTSPWMLCPVTQVEETKQMTKMLPILITTILPSTLLVTGGTLFVKQGTTLDLSIGPHFDIPPACLTAFVTIFMLISIVIYDRAFVPLIRRYTNNPRGITMLQRLGIGLVVHIIIMVTACFVERRRLRVARENNLLGQHDTIPLTIFILLPQFALAGIADNFVEIAKMEIFYDQAPEGMKSLGTSYFTTSLGLGSFLSTFLLSTVADITKRNGHKGWVLDNLNISRLDYYYAFMAVLSLLNFLCFLVVAKMFVYNVDVRHSNPGLEMSTVPAASSHSQDHNAKMISQITPQL